One segment of Colius striatus isolate bColStr4 chromosome 23, bColStr4.1.hap1, whole genome shotgun sequence DNA contains the following:
- the FXYD6 gene encoding FXYD domain-containing ion transport regulator 6, with protein sequence MEAVLIFLCSLLVPAAMADVATQEKEEEDPFNYDYQSLRIGGLVFAVVLFTVGILLILSRRCRCSFNQKPRAPGDEEAQAETLITSNATGAQKADN encoded by the exons ATGGAGGCAGTGCTGAtcttcctgtgctccctgctgGTGCCGGCGGCGATGGCAGACG TGGCCAcccaggagaaggaggaggaggacccGTTTAACTACG ATTACCAGAGCCTGAGGATCGGCGGGCTGGTGTTTGCTGTGGTCCTGTTCACTGTTGGCATTCTCCTTATACTCA GCAGGAGGTGCAGGTGCAGTTTCAACCAGAAGCCCAG AGCTCCGGGGGATGAGGAGGCTCAGGCCGAGACCCTGATCACGTCCAACG CGACGGGGGCGCAGAAAGCAGACAACTGA
- the FXYD2 gene encoding sodium/potassium-transporting ATPase subunit gamma codes for MGDEQAPEQGLDRFSYDYDTIRNGGLIFAVVAFVIGLIIILSQRFHCGGKKKRRQGNEEDL; via the exons ATGGGTGACG aACAAGCGCCCGAGCAGGGCCTGGACAGGTTCAGCTATG acTATGACACCATCCGCAATGGGGGGCTGATCTTCGCTGTCGTGGCTTTTGTCATCGGGCTCATCATCATCCTCA GCCAGCGGTTCCACTGCGgagggaagaagaagaggag ACAGGGAAACGAGGAGGACCTGTAG